Genomic window (Desulfovibrio legallii):
GAACGTCTTGAACTGGCACGTGTCCAGATGGCGCCAGACACGAGGCTCGGCATGGTCGCGGCAAGCCAGCTCTCGACCACAAGTAGGGCAAAACCAGCGAACACCAGGACCATGCTCCACGCGGATGTCTACCCGACCTTCCGCCGTGTCCAGTTCAACAGCCTCAACAAACCAGGGCTCGGTCAGCCCGAGAATCCGAAAATATAGGTCCGTATCCTTCATTGGTGCCCTCCGGGAAGGACATTAGCAGATCAGCTACCCACGGAAAACCCGGAAGAGCCTTCTTCCAAACAGCATCTGAAATGTCGTGTCGTCTATGGGCTGGTAGTGGCATGCGCCCCTCCGTTTGTGGTTGAAGGCAAGCGAACTATGCCACAAAATAAAATTTTAGACAATCTCGTGACGAGACTATCTAGTATAGTTAATAATTTCTCGTCGTGATGTGTGAGGATCAGAAAAATTAAACGAGGGCTAATTTTCTCATCAGCGGCAAGATTTTTTGGAAAGTTGCCGAGGAAGCAAATGTTCCGTTAACAAGTTCGTCAAATCTTAGGCCACTGTATTGCTGCGACAATTGCAACTCAGAAAAATAGGATTTTATCGCGGCAGAAGAAATCCTTTTTGTTGATTGCGATATGCGTATTGATTTGCCATTTATGCTAATCACATGGCTACCGCCATTCTTTGATTTTTTGCAATAAGCTCCCCTTATTTTGCATTGATGAATAAAATCTTTAGTTTTAATATCATTAAACTTTTCTAAATATGGATATTTGTGACTGCGAAGCCATTTTGAAACTACATTCAAAAATTCATCATTTGTTTTATCAATACCACAAATGTCTCCATTGGCAATATCAATGAGAAATTCATAAGTTTCATCTTCATCTAATAAGAGCATGTAGTTATTCATATCGTAAAAAACCAACGTCGAAACAAGAGCAGTTCTTTTATTACCGTTGTGAAATGGATGATTTTGTATAAGAGATATTAAAAGAGCAGCAGCTTTATCATCGAGAGTATTGTATTTTTCTACATCAGCAATTGATGTTTGTGGCCGAAATAACGCAGATTCGAGCATGTTAACATCTTTGACTCCGGATGGTGAAATTGGATCACCATCTTTTTCAAAAAAAATAACTAAGGCTTCATGGATCGCTTTTGCTTGGTTTGCGGTAACGTACATGGAAAAACCTCTGTTACAGATTTTGTGCCAAAGCTCTTAACCATCAGCAATGATGTTAGCCTATGCAATATTTAGTAGCTAAACAAGGTTTTCCAGGAAGTTCCCCGGTAATCCTACAGAAAAACTATCATTTCTGGGTAGGATTTCCGATGCTGAACCGAACGGAGATTTTATATGAAAGCGTCAAGTTTTTCCGACAGTCAGATTTTGGCAATTTTGAAGCAGGCGGAGGCCGGCTTTCCGCCCGCGCGTGTGGCTCAAGGCTTGCGGCGTGCTGTTTATTTCTGCTCTTATGCGGCATCTCCCGCGGCCTTACGTTATAACGCATCTCTGCAGCAACGTATTTGTTTGCACATGGCAGCGCGCTTTTGACTATTTTGTGGGCATTGACTATAAAAGGGAAATGAACAAAGACAATCTCCCGGCTATCCGCCCCTGTATGAAATGCGGCGCTATTCCTGATAAAATTGAGACTTCTCGCCCCGACGGCCGTACGCGCGACCTTTACCGCGTGGTCTGCCCCTGCGGCAACGGCCCCTTGCGCTGGTCGGTCAGCGTATCGGCGGCCATCCGGCTCTGGAACACGCACGACGCCTCATAGGCCCTCTTGCCGCCTTTGCGGGCGGGCGCATCCCAAGGCCGCGCACGACGCCCCTGCGCACCCTGCGTCGCGCAGCTGCAGGGGCAGGCTGCGTCTGCGCCGCGGCGCTGGCTTGCCCGGGAAGCCGCCCTGCCGCGCATGTCCAGCCGCAAGCGCGGCGTCAGGCGGCTGCGCGCCTTGGGGGCGTAGTCTTTTCTCCCCTTCGCAGTAAAAAAATGTTGACGCGGCCCGGCCCGGCCGCTATAACACCCCTTGCCTCAAGTAGGAGCGTAGCTCAGGTGGCTAGAGCACTTCCTTGACACGGAAGGGGTCAGCAGTTCAAGTCTGCTCGTTCCTACCAGACGAAGTTCCGGGGATGGTTTCCCCTTTATGGCGGAAGACCTTGGCTCCGCCCATAACAGGGGCCGCCGCAAAGGCGGCCCGGTGACCGTTATCGGCGCAGTGGGGAGGTTTACCTCCCCATTTTGTTTTTGTCGGCAGCCGTGGCCGGCGCGCGTGGAGCGCAGGGCGCGGGCGGAAAAGGAGCGGATTGATGGAAGTGCAGGTGGAAGGGCAGGCGGTGGCCGTCGCGCCCGGCGATGCCGTGGCTGCGGCGCTGCAGAAGGCCCTCAGCGGCAAAAAGTTCAAATCCGTGGTGGCCGCGCGCACGGCGGAAGGTACGCTGCTGGATCTTTCCGCGTCCGTGCCCCAGGGGTGTGCGGCGCTTACGCCCGTGTTCGCCGAAGAGCCGGACGGCCTGCGCATTCTGCGTCACTCCACGGCTCACGTCATGGCCGCGGCGGTCAAGCGGTTGTTCCCGGCGGCCAAGGTCACTATCGGCCCGGCTATTGAGAATGGCTTTTACTATGATTTTGACGTAGAGCGCCCCTTCTCCAGCGAGGATTTCCCCGCCATTGAGGCCGAAATGGCCCGCCTGGCCGAGGCGCGCCTGCCTTTTGCCCGCAAGGACGTCTCCAAGGCCGAGGCCGCCGCGCTGTTCACGGCCGAAGGCGAGCCATATAAGGTGGAGCTGCTGGAGAGCATTGAGGGGGATACGGTTTCCCTCTATACCTGCGGGGAATTTACGGACCTCTGCCGGGGGCCGCATGTGCCGCACACGGGCTTTGCCAGGGCCGCCAAGCTGCTTTCCGTGGCCGGAGCTTACTGGCGCGGGGACGAAAAGAACCGCATGCTCTCGCGCATTTACGGCACGGCCTTTGCGGACGAAAAAGCCCTCAACGCCTACCTCAAGCAGGTGGAGGAAGCCAAGCGCCGCGACCACCGCAAACTGGGGCGGGAGCTGAACCTTTTTGCCTTTAAGGAAGATGTGGCGCCGGGCATGGTTTTCTGGCTGCCCAAGGGCATGCTGGTGCGCACCATTCTGGAGGACTTCTGGCGGCGGGAGCACCTCAAGCGCAACTACGACATCGTCCAGGGGCCGCAGTTGCTGCGGGTGGAGACGTGGCAGAAATCCGGCCACTACGATCACTACCGCGAGAACATGTATTTCACCAAGATTGAGGACGACGCCTACGGCATCAAGCCCATGAACTGCATCGCCCACATGCTTATTTACGGCAATGAGCTGCGCAGCTACCGCGACTTGCCCCAGCGTTACTTTGAGCTGGGCGTGGTCCACCGGCACGAGAAAAGCGGCGTGCTGCACGGGCTGCTGCGGGTGCGCCAGTTTACCCAGGACGATGCGCACATCCTCTGCGCGCCGGAGCAGCTGGAGGGCGAAATCCTGGAGGTCATCCACCTTATCCGCGACCTCATGGGCCTGTTCGGCTTTCAGTATAAGGTGGCCATTTCCACCCGGCCCAAGGACAGCATCGGCACGGACGAAGCCTGGGATCTGGCCACCAACGCGCTGATCCAGGCCGTGGAAAAGGCCGGCATCAGCTACGAGATCAACGCGGGCGACGGGGCCTTTTACGGCCCCAAGATCGACGTGCGCCTGCTCGACTGCATCGGGCGCGAATGGCAGTGCTCCACCATTCAGGTGGACTTTACCCTGCCGGAGCGCTTTGACCTCACCTATGTGGGGCAGGACGGCGAGCGCCACCGCCCCGTCATGGTCCACCGGGCCATTATGGGCTCGCTGGAGCGTTTTATCGGCATCCTTATTGAGAACTACGCCGGCGCGCTGCCCACCTGGCTTGCGCCGGAGCAGGCCAGGGTGCTGACGGTGACGGAGGTCGGCGACGCGGCGGCCCTGGCGGTGCGCGACGCCCTGCGCGCCCAGGGCGTGCGCGTGGCCGTTGATACGCGCAATGAGAAGCTGGGCTTCAAGGTGCGTGAGGCCCAGTTGGCCAAGGTGCCGTATATTCTGGTGGTAGGGGAGAAAGAAGCGCAGGAGGGCGGCGCCAACGTTCGCCTGCGCAGTGGTGAAAACCTGGGGCTCAAATCCGTGGCGGAGATTGCCGCGCTGGTGCGCGCGGACGCCGAAGAGCCCTTCAAACAAGGAGGAATGCGCTATAGCTTCGCCTAACATGAGATTCCGGCGCGATATGCCGCAAGACGGCGTGCGCCGCAACGAGTTGATCCGCGCCCGCGAAGTGCGCGTGATCGCCGCCGATGGCGAACAGCTTGGAATTCTGCAACGCAATGACGCCATTGCCCTGGCCAAGGAGGCCGGCATGGACCTGGTGGAAGTGGCCTCCACTTCCGAACCGCCCGTCTGCCGGATAATGGACTACGGCAAGTTTAAGTACGAGCAGCAGAAGAAAAAGCAGGAAGCCAAAAAGCGTCAGAGCGTGGTGCAGATCAAGGAAATCAAGGTCCGGCCCAAAACCGACGACCACGATTACGAAACCAAGATCCGCCATATCCGCCGCTTTCTGGAGGACGGAGACCGCTGCAAGATCACGGTCTTTTTCCGTGGCCGCGAGATCGTGCACAAGGACCGCGGGCTGTCCATCCTGGAACGGGTGGTGCAGGACCTGGCCGATGTGGCCAAGGTGGACCAGGAGCCCCGCGCCGAAGGGCGCACGCTGCAAATGCTGCTGGTGCCCAAGAAATAACGCGGGTTTGTCGCGTAGGGGCCGCCCGCCCAGGCGGAAAAGGGACAGCGGCTCTTGCGTCGTGTCCCGCTTTGGGGCATTATGCCCCTTCCCGGTTTCCGCCCGGCCATGCCGGGCTCTATTCAGTGCAAGGAGTATGTCATGCCCAAGATCAAAACCCGCCGTGCCGCGGCCAAGCGCTTTGTGCAGACCGGCAGCGGCAAGTTCAAGCGGCGTCGCCAGAACCTGCGTCACATCCTGACCAAGAAGGCCCCCGGCCGCAAGATGCGTCTGGGCCAGGCCACCCTGGTGGATGGGACCAATATGAAGGCTGTGCGCCGGATGCTGCCCAACGGCTGATTTGTTTGACTTTTTGTTTGTCGGCTGCGCAACCTGCGCGGCGCGCTTCAGTTGCGGCTGTCCGCCGCTTCGGCGCGCCCCTTGGTTTCCTTGCGGGTCGGCAAGAATCCGGCGCAAATCCCGGCCTTCGGGCGGGGGATCGGGCCGGGCGAACAAACGGCCTGCGCGGCTCCTTTACGGAGCGGCAGGCGGCATTGCGTTCGCGCTGCCGCCTGTGCGGCGCGTCGGCAATGGTTTGACAAAAACATAACGGCGCTCTGTGCGCCGGCGGCGAATGCGGAGCCGCGACAGAGGTCCAATCCGCGTCCCTCGCTGAGGGTTCGGACAAATTTTACGCATCTCCACGGGCATTCCTCCGCCTGGTGGAGAGAAGGAGGATACGCGCATGCGTGTGAAGAGAGGTCTTGCCGGGCATCGCCGTCACAAAAAGTATCTGAGCGCAGCCAAAGGTTTCCGCGGCGGACGCAGCCGTCTGTACCGCACCGCGCGCGAGGCTGTAGAACGTTCGCTGCAAAATTCCTTTACGGGCCGCAAACTGCGCAAGCGCGATTTCCGCAGCCTGTGGATTCTGCGCATCAACGCGGGCGCGCGCCTGAGCGGGCTTTCGTACAGCCGCTTCATGCACGGCCTGAAGGTGGCGGGCATTGCCCTCAACCGCAAGGTGCTGGCGGATCTGGCCGTGTATAAGAAGGAAGACTTCGCCCAGGTGGTGGAGCTGGCCAAGGCCGCCCTGAGCAAATAGCGCGGTTAGCCCCCAGCCCTTTTTTCTGCGGCCGGAAAGGCGCGCTTCCTGTGCAAATGCGCCGGGCGCGACGCGGAGCGGGAAAAAGTTTTCTGAAAGGGTGGGGGCGCGGGGTCGGGGAAAGTTTTGTTTGCAAAAGTTTCCCCGACCCCGCAAAAAATCTCTCCCCGTCGGCGGCTTGCCGGGGCGCGGGCGGGATGGTATGCCTTTTGGGCGCGGGCGGTGCGCAAGCGCCCCTCGCGCCCTGTTTTTTTGTCCGGGAGGCATCCCGGCGCAGTGATGTGTGCAACAACAGCGCCGCAGCAACGGCATGGGGAATCCGTCATGGATTTGATTTCTGCACTGGAGGGCCTGGTTCCCGAACTGGAGGCCGGTCTGGCGCAAGCCGCCGAACTGGACGCGCTGGAAGCCCTGCGCGTGGACTTTCTGGGCCGCAAAGGCCGCATCGCCCAGGTCATGAGCCAGCTGCCGGGCCTGCCGCCTGAGGCGCGGCCCGCGGTGGGGCAGAAGGCCAACAGCGTCAAAGAGCGCTGCAATACGCTCTTTGAGCAGCGCAAGGCGGCGCTGGAGGCCGGGCGCGAGGCTGCGGCCCTGAAGCGCTTTGATCCCTCGGTGCCGGGGCGCGCGCCCTGGCGCGGCAGCCTGCACCCCACCACCCTGGTGATGGAAGAGATCTGCGACGTGTTCAAGGGGCTGGGCTTTGACGTGGCTTCCGGGCCGGAAGTGGAGATCGACTATTACAACTTCGAGGCCTTGAACATGCCGCCGGAGCACCCGGCCCGCGATATGCAGGATACCCTGTACATTACGGACAAAGTGCTCATGCGCACCCACACCTCGCCGGTGCAGGTGCGCACCATGCTGGCCCGCAAGCCGCCCGTGGCCGTGGTGGTGCCCGGCAAAGTCTACCGGCGGGACAGCGACCTCACCCACACCCCCATGTTCCATCAGATCGAGGGGCTGCTGGTGGGCAAGGGCGTGAGCCTGGCCCATTTGCGCGGCACGCTGACGGCCTTTGTGCGGTCCGTGTTCGGCGCAGCTACCGACGTGCGCTTCCGTCCCAGCTTTTTCCCTTTTACCGAGCCCTCGGCGGAGGTGGACATCTCCTGCTGCATGTGCGGCGGCAAGGGGCAGGTGAACGGCGAGCCTTGCCGGGTGTGCAAGACCACGGGCTGGGTGGAGATTCTGGGCTGCGGCATGGTGGACCCGGCCGTGTTCGAGGCCGTGGGCTATCCGGCGGACAGCACCGGCTTCGCCTTCGGCATGGGCGTGGAGCGCGTGACCATGCTCAAGTACGGCATTGGGGATCTGCGGATGTTTTTTGAAAACGACACACGCTTTCTGAGCCAGTTCACCTGGTGACGCCCATGGCCGCTCCCGCTGCACGTCATCCGTTTTCGGGGGCCGTTGCGGCCCCGGCTTTCGGCCAGGGCCGCAGGGCGGCGCGTTTTTCGGCCCTGCTGCTGGCCGCCTTTGTGGCCTTGGGCGGCCTGCCCGGCGCGGGCGGCACGGCCCTGGCGGCCTCGGCCTACAGCCCCCGGCAGTCGGGGCTGGAGCCCCCTGGCGGCCCCCGGGCCACGGAAACCCTGCCCGGCCAGAGCGCAAGCCGCACGGCCGAAGGCGGCATGGGCCATACGGACGCCTACGGCAATACGGTCACGCCCCGCGAGCCGGAGGCCCCCAAGGCCCGCAAACGCCTGAACCCCGGCGCCTACGGCGCGACGCGGCAGGCAAAGGACGAACGCCCTTTGCCCGACCCCGAACCGCGGGATCAGACGCCGGTCTGGAATTTTCGCTAACCGCACCGCCCGCGCGGCAAATTCCCCAACGGGAGAGGCCCGCGCGGCAAAGGATCGATTCGCTATGCTGCTCTCTCTTTCTTGGCTGCGTGAGTTCACGCCTTATGATGGCACGGCCGAGGCCCTGGGCGACCGGCTGACCATGCTGGGTCTGGAGCTGGAAGACATCCGGCGGCCTTACGCGGGCATCGCCTCCATCGTGGTGGGGCGGGTGGTGACCTGCGAGAACCATCCGCAATCCGATCACCTGCACTGCTGCACGGTGGATGCGGGCCAGGGGGAGCTGCTGGAGATCGTCTGCGGCGCGCCCAATGTGGCGGCGGGGCAGCTGGTGCCCGTGGCTCTGGTGG
Coding sequences:
- a CDS encoding transposase family protein: MKDTDLYFRILGLTEPWFVEAVELDTAEGRVDIRVEHGPGVRWFCPTCGRELACRDHAEPRVWRHLDTCQFKTF
- a CDS encoding type II toxin-antitoxin system death-on-curing family toxin, with the protein product MYVTANQAKAIHEALVIFFEKDGDPISPSGVKDVNMLESALFRPQTSIADVEKYNTLDDKAAALLISLIQNHPFHNGNKRTALVSTLVFYDMNNYMLLLDEDETYEFLIDIANGDICGIDKTNDEFLNVVSKWLRSHKYPYLEKFNDIKTKDFIHQCKIRGAYCKKSKNGGSHVISINGKSIRISQSTKRISSAAIKSYFSELQLSQQYSGLRFDELVNGTFASSATFQKILPLMRKLALV
- the thrS gene encoding threonine--tRNA ligase — translated: MEVQVEGQAVAVAPGDAVAAALQKALSGKKFKSVVAARTAEGTLLDLSASVPQGCAALTPVFAEEPDGLRILRHSTAHVMAAAVKRLFPAAKVTIGPAIENGFYYDFDVERPFSSEDFPAIEAEMARLAEARLPFARKDVSKAEAAALFTAEGEPYKVELLESIEGDTVSLYTCGEFTDLCRGPHVPHTGFARAAKLLSVAGAYWRGDEKNRMLSRIYGTAFADEKALNAYLKQVEEAKRRDHRKLGRELNLFAFKEDVAPGMVFWLPKGMLVRTILEDFWRREHLKRNYDIVQGPQLLRVETWQKSGHYDHYRENMYFTKIEDDAYGIKPMNCIAHMLIYGNELRSYRDLPQRYFELGVVHRHEKSGVLHGLLRVRQFTQDDAHILCAPEQLEGEILEVIHLIRDLMGLFGFQYKVAISTRPKDSIGTDEAWDLATNALIQAVEKAGISYEINAGDGAFYGPKIDVRLLDCIGREWQCSTIQVDFTLPERFDLTYVGQDGERHRPVMVHRAIMGSLERFIGILIENYAGALPTWLAPEQARVLTVTEVGDAAALAVRDALRAQGVRVAVDTRNEKLGFKVREAQLAKVPYILVVGEKEAQEGGANVRLRSGENLGLKSVAEIAALVRADAEEPFKQGGMRYSFA
- the infC gene encoding translation initiation factor IF-3 yields the protein MRFRRDMPQDGVRRNELIRAREVRVIAADGEQLGILQRNDAIALAKEAGMDLVEVASTSEPPVCRIMDYGKFKYEQQKKKQEAKKRQSVVQIKEIKVRPKTDDHDYETKIRHIRRFLEDGDRCKITVFFRGREIVHKDRGLSILERVVQDLADVAKVDQEPRAEGRTLQMLLVPKK
- the rpmI gene encoding 50S ribosomal protein L35; its protein translation is MPKIKTRRAAAKRFVQTGSGKFKRRRQNLRHILTKKAPGRKMRLGQATLVDGTNMKAVRRMLPNG
- the rplT gene encoding 50S ribosomal protein L20; translation: MRVKRGLAGHRRHKKYLSAAKGFRGGRSRLYRTAREAVERSLQNSFTGRKLRKRDFRSLWILRINAGARLSGLSYSRFMHGLKVAGIALNRKVLADLAVYKKEDFAQVVELAKAALSK
- the pheS gene encoding phenylalanine--tRNA ligase subunit alpha; the protein is MDLISALEGLVPELEAGLAQAAELDALEALRVDFLGRKGRIAQVMSQLPGLPPEARPAVGQKANSVKERCNTLFEQRKAALEAGREAAALKRFDPSVPGRAPWRGSLHPTTLVMEEICDVFKGLGFDVASGPEVEIDYYNFEALNMPPEHPARDMQDTLYITDKVLMRTHTSPVQVRTMLARKPPVAVVVPGKVYRRDSDLTHTPMFHQIEGLLVGKGVSLAHLRGTLTAFVRSVFGAATDVRFRPSFFPFTEPSAEVDISCCMCGGKGQVNGEPCRVCKTTGWVEILGCGMVDPAVFEAVGYPADSTGFAFGMGVERVTMLKYGIGDLRMFFENDTRFLSQFTW